From a single Gadus morhua chromosome 3, gadMor3.0, whole genome shotgun sequence genomic region:
- the sorbs2a gene encoding sorbin and SH3 domain-containing protein 2 isoform X4 encodes MDANARHTCSQRKVCPSTLNLQEVSLTMNTDSGGSCTRRTAMSLTLSPMKRVQSSPNLTTGCESNSPDSEDCCVCPDAWRSQSAIDGFRNGDANSSSLAAKGFRSVRPNLQDKKTLSQASTAMPFPPPRRDSFLLSPTGTNPPTYSSLQALDASLNPHTFAPYHNEGEAWKESYTLRSQSSHSFSESCRTTSTSFTPDVPPQANQGLGCVSNDMGSSTTATANAQAQERKVSSLKLTPVTIPDPPAHLHHPEPHPPPPKPQSLASPSSASPPPPPPRRDSSIQPQAATQRASPSRPLRGTPKATSGPQVGSKGSGRASVPTPPLGPPPGRAAESRDCAPAVPPRPSPANLLGQVLSQAMNGSTGPPQRPLSPPAYPPPPASLHMGLHRQSRSSEGSECYTRETVTSGHSSGLYSTLPIARFSEEERKVSLIKAPHYEGIGPVDETGIPIAIRTTVDRPKDWYKTMFKQIHMVHKADDDYSDTYNATYALINNEAHSMSTDPTMAHPPPRTHTYRPLAKSPSGEPGTLGPREPPPSPAPPPPPPPMPSLLQLRTRDSDREKESQDMNQWGPPDRKVDTRKYRAEPKSIFEYEPGKSSILAQERPPPKKRLDYNPAVSTRQHMETSLHIAPADTKAPERPASAAGDYRKRRKSEPSASLANNPSDQRRSAAVSPKPPDSSRASTLRKPSAHSSPSSPSRPKGGDACAMYSPRETSPAPPKPHAPCLTPPRRPDASPTRRDGSPDGSRSSSRGSGCLKRRRPENHRRRLEEEGQEEMETWSGSEDPPGPPAPPVPAAPGKLRSRSCDDLLNDGLPGSGGAGAARSESVGSLLCDGGGPSGAPGNGSSTGSLPRPHRRRAHDSPGFLQLYRKMHHIDRAQLIPSEVIRSVRARILELEGQPHLLRQHLFPWTPTGGGDVPRDVVPSRISEYEQLIQKSKSMPNLGDGEGPSGTNTPGGSSSLASSGGGATPVYPKRRFSIESLLEEDLGNGVNGGNGVNGGSGSAAAAAPSPRATAADVPRPLRSPPEGQPRAGPEPDRVARSSFTAARAVPQGQRAHPEYSDSEQDAVASDLSDFIPVEGSSFCSESDLDHCSLTSTESLYGSTALHHQLRHHHGLLHHHHHHHHHQPGHQSLGQSQGYQHRHLISSCKGRCPASYTRFTTMLRHERERARQERQRPSLPQQQPLQLEPRSRDSRPPAHTSQSQQAMAKLAFLVSPVPFRRKKGSPPSTRRSSGGGGGGRSGRPKSKEAIYDALDAALRDIYEHLQAERGHHGGRAPDDGVLRRMLAELLPDVPERSSSLRGRQRCRLDGSSSNAGDPDGCPAGYASSYRRDTSSPRIQSPRIQSPRIQSPRMQSPISACYSRQHSPDTANNNDYGEERGNGNILCYSDQDVSRGYSTTDGHHTPQGRRATPEREVSHKQMTQLILFSLLHQKQPARAIYDFKAQSAKELTFKKGDAVNIVRQIDNNWYEGEHRGRTGIFPISYVEKMPSSERQQQPARPPPPAKVREMGEAVARYNFNADTNVELSLRKGERVLLLRQVDPNWYEGKIPDSTKQGIFPVSYVDIVKHSPSRSPAHHVDPLGYPGSRTPSSTPTKPPCILPPPPHPHHPPSTPPLPPPSAQRALHLQAVTNEWLSLTLDTPPRTTCTPPPPTPPPLPAHHHLVSLPRTPPPAPPRRCFSPPAPPWRASSGHSSPVFRQAMPDLNFSLVPFEPPPPHTPPPPPPPPPPPPPPPFSPSSRRSSVSLFNNTQLPQPSAYQAWTGQYPPPPPPPPPPPPPPPPPPHSPSSPRSSVSLFNKTQPPQPSTYQAWTGHNPLPLPPPPPPPPPPPHSPSYPRPALNVSFIENTRGSQPSSYQAGSGRLFCTEVDPEALPKEVAQWWGGSDLSIVDQSQELSETTPPDADPYELLLSMILDFVTVDDDEKVPRWSPVERSSPEPFAGRSHDKRDSSEARPPASASPVGQSTSAVRLECHKPVTIEPLSIGWKKPVKPGDDPHVEAGRLPTVTEEGCIELFIQEEEEGGGSDEEADSRLPHDGQKAAACPSTLKPLAPLHLCSSPALTPPPAAPLSAPTPSSASVSSCLLDGDDRDAINALTTAPSGSPPQPTDRPCTTSPDPHLRPSPLSPPPPRHLDPTKQSICPGSLPPSSSLPPPLESSHMQPSPPPPLPCSPSPPSSPPPPAPSPPHPPHPPPTPSTPPRQVPRCAKLKPAYKHHETVLEGKPPRSPVPARSSPLSMERGRRRFLQDALQGGGDPFRALYNYLPRNEDELELREGDIVDVMEKCDDGWFVGTSRRSKQFGTFPGNYVKRL; translated from the exons GCCTCCACCGCGATGCCGTTCCCGCCCCCCAGGAGGGACAGTTTCCTCCTGTCCCCCACCGGCACTAACCCCCCCACGTACAGCTCCCTGCAGGCCCTGGATGCTAGTTTGAATCCCCATACCTTTGCACCGTATCATAATGAGGGTGAGGCATGGAAAGAGTCCTACACCTTGCGAAGCCAatcctctcactccttctccgaGTCTTGCAGAACAACCTCCACCTCTTTCACTCCAGATGTCCCCCCACAGGCTAACCAAGGCTTAGGATGTGTCTCAAACGATATGGGCAGTAGCACCACCGCCACAGCTAACGCCCAGGCTCAAGAGCGAAAGGTGTCTTCCCTCAAGCTGACCCCCGTCACCATCCCTGACCCTCCagctcacctccaccaccccgaACCCCACCCTCCGCCCCCCAAACCCCAGAGCCTGGCTTCCCCTTCCTCCgcatcccctccaccaccgcccccccgtAGAGATTCCAGCATCCAACCCCAAGCCGCGACGCAGAGGGCCTCGCCGTCCCGCCCGCTCCGCGGGACCCCCAAGGCCACCTCGGGACCCCAGGTGGGGTCCAAGGGGTCAGGTCGGGCGTCGGTTCCGACCCCGCCGTTGGGTCCTCCTCCGGGCCGGGCGGCTGAAAGCAGGGACTGCGCCCCGGCCGTTCCTCCGCGGCCCTCGCCGGCCAACCTGTTG GGCCAGGTCCTCTCTCAGGCCATGAATGGAAGCACAGGCCCCCCCCAgaggcccctctccccccctgcctaccctcctcccccagcctccctccaCATGGGGCTCCACAGGCAGAGCAGGAGTTCAG AGGGCAGCGAGTGTTACACCCGGGAGACGGTGACGTCAGGCCACTCCAGCGGGCTCTACAGCACGCTGCCCATCGCCCGCTtctctgaggaggagaggaaggtgtCCCTCATCAAGGCCCCCCACTACGAGGGCATCGGCCCCGTGGACGAGACGGGCATCCCCATCGCCATACGCACG ACAGTGGACCGGCCCAAGGACTGGTACAAGACCATGTTCAAGCAGATCCACATGGTCCACAAAGCAG ACGACGATTATTCAGATACCTACAACGCCACGTACGCCTTGATAAACAACG AGGCCCACAGCATGTCCACGGACCCTACCATggcccaccctccccccaggaCACACACCTACCGGCCCCTGGCCAAGAGCCCGTCGGGTGAGCCGGGGACCCTGGGCCCCCGGGAGCCCCCTCCGTCCCCCGCGCCTCCCCCGCCGCCTCCACCCatgccctccctcctccagctgaGGACCCGGGACAGCGACCGGGAGAAGGAGTCCCAAGACAT GAACCAGTGGGGGCCCCCGGACAGGAAGGTGGACACCAGGAAGTACAGGGCAGAGCCCAAGAGCATATTTGAGTATGAGCCAGGGAAGTCCTCCATATTGGCGCAGGAGAGACCA CCTCCTAAAAAGCGTCTGGATTATAATCCAGCAGTCTCCACCCGCCAGCATATGGAG ACCTCTCTGCACATCGCTCCGGCTGACACTAAGGCACCGGAGAGACCCGCGAG CGCGGCCGGCGACTACAGGAAGCGGAGGAAGTCTGAGCCCTCTGCCTCCCTTGCCAACAACCCGTCCGACCAGAGGAGATCTGCGGCGGTCTCCCCCAAACCCCCGGACTCGTCCAGAGCCAGCACCCTGAGGAAGCCCTCCGCCCACTCCtcaccttcctctccctccagaccCAAGG GTGGGGACGCATGCGCCATGTACTCCCCCCGTGAGACCTCCCCGGCTCCCCCCAAGCCCCACGCCCCCTGTCTCACGCCCCCGCGGCGCCCCGACGCTAGCCCCACGCGGCGGGACGGCAGCCCGGACGGcagccgctcctcctccagagGCTCGGGCTGTCTGAAGCGCCGCCGGCCGGAGAACCACCGGCggcggctggaggaggaggggcaggaggagatggagaccTGGAGCGGGTCGGAGGACCcgcccggcccccccgccccgcccgtcCCGGCCGCGCCGGGCAAGCTGCGGTCGCGCAGCTGCGACGACCTGCTCAACGACGGGCTCCCCGGCTCGGGCGGGGCCGGCGCGGCCCGCTCGGAGAGCGTCGGCTCGTTGCTGTGCGACGGCGGCGGGCCCTCGGGCGCCCCCGGCAACGGGTCCTCCACGGGctccctgccccgcccccaccgccgccgcgcGCACGACTCGCCGGGCTTCCTGCAGCTGTACCGCAAGATGCACCACATCGACCGCGCCCAGCTCATCCCGTCGGAGGTCATCCGCTCGGTGCGCGCCCGCATCCTGGAGCTGGAGGGCCAGCCGCACCTCCTCCGCCAGCACCTCTTCCCCTGGACGCCGACCGGCGGCGGGGACGTGCCGCGCGACGTGGTGCCCAGCCGCATCTCCGAGTACGAGCAGCTGATCCAGAAGTCCAAGTCCATGCCCAACCTGGGGGACGGCGAGGGCCCGTCGGGCACCAACACGCCGGGCGGCTCCTCGTCGCTGGCCAGCAGCGGGGGAGGGGCCACGCCCGTCTACCCCAAGCGCCGCTTCTCCATCGAGTCCCTGCTGGAGGAGGACCTCGGCAACGGCGTGAACGGCGGCAACGGCGTGAACGGCGGCTCcggctccgccgccgccgccgccccatcGCCGCGGGCCACCGCCGCCGACGTGCCGCGCCCGCTCCGCAGCCCGCCGGAGGGCCAGCCCCGCGCGGGGCCCGAGCCCGACCGCGTGGCACGCAGCTCCTTCACGGCGGCCCGCGCCGTGCCCCAGGGCCAGCGGGCCCACCCGGAGTACTCTGACAGCGAGCAGGACGCGGTGGCCTCGGACCTCAGCGACTTCATCCCCGTGGAGGGCTCGTCCTTCTGCAGCGAGAGCGACCTGGACCACTGCTCCCTCACCTCCACCGAGAGCCTGTACGGCTCCACCGCGCTGCACCACCAGCTGCGCCACCACCACGGCctgctgcaccaccaccaccaccaccaccaccaccagcccggCCACCAGAGCCTGGGCCAGAGCCAGGGCTACCAGCACCGCCACCTCATCAGCTCCTGCAAGGGCCGCTGCCCGGCCTCCTACACCCGCTTCACCACCATGCTGCGTCACGAGCGGGAGCGCGCCCGCCAGGAGCGCCAgaggccctccctcccccagcagcagcccctgCAGCTGGAGCCCAGGAGCCGCGACAGCCGGCCCCCCGCCCACACCTCCCAGTCGCAGCAGGCCATGGCCAAGCTGGCCTTCCTGGTCAGCCCCGTGCCTTTCCGCAGGAAAAAGGGCTCTCCTCCTTCGACGAGGAGGagcagcggcggcgggggcggaggCCGGAGCGGCAGACCCAAGTCCAAAGAGGCTATTTACGACGCACTGGACGCCGCCCTGAGGGACATCTACGAGCACCTCCAGGCGGAGAGGGGCCACCACGGGGGCCGGGCCCCCGACGACGGCGTCCTGCGGAGGATGCTGGCCGAGCTGCTCCCGGACGTCCCGGAGAGGAGCTCCTCGCTGCGGGGCCGGCAGAGGTGTCGCCTGGACGGGAGCTCCTCCAACGCCGGGGACCCCGACGGGTGCCCCGCGGGGTACGCCTCCTCGTACAGGCGGGACACCTCCTCGCCGCGGATACAGTCGCCGCGGATACAGTCGCCGCGGATACAGTCGCCGCGGATGCAGTCGCCCATCAGCGCCTGCTACAGCCGCCAGCACTCGCCGGACACGGCGAACAACAACGATTACGGAGAGGAGCGGGGCAACGGAAACATTCTCTGTTACTCAG aCCAGGACGTCTCCAGAGGCTACTCCACCACTGATGGACACCACACACCGCAAGGAAGGAGGGCCACCCCCGAGAGAGAG GTCTCCCATAAGCAGATGACACAACttattctcttctctctcctccaccagaAACAGCCGGCCAGAGCCATTTATGACTTTAAGGCCCAATCTGCTAA GGAGCTGACGTTCAAGAAAGGAGACGCGGTGAACATCGTGCGGCAGATAGACAACAACTGGTATGAGGGGGAGCACCGCGGCCGGACGGGCATCTTCCCCATCTCCTATGTAGAG AAGATGCCCTCGTcggagaggcagcagcagcccgccaggccccccccgcccgccaagGTCCGGGAGATGGGCGAAGCCGTGGCCCGCTACAACTTCAACGCAGACACCAACGTGGAGCTCTCTCTCAGAAAG gGCGAGAGAGTGTTGCTGCTGCGGCAGGTGGATCCTAACTGGTACGAGGGGAAGATCCCAGACAGCACCAAGCAGGGCATCTTCCCCGTCTCCTACGTGGACATCGTCAAGCACTCTCCATCCCGAAGCCCGGCCCACCACGTGGATCCTCTCGGATACCCCGGCAGTAGGACACccagctccacccccaccaAG CCTCCCTGCAtcctcccgcctcctccccatccccaccaccccccctccacccctccgctACCACCGCCCTCCGCCCAGAGAGCCCTCCACCTGCAAGCCGTCACCAACGAGTGGCTCTCCCTCACCCTGGACACGCCCCCCCGCACAACGTgcacccctcccccgcccacaCCTCCGCCACtccccgcccaccaccacctcgtGTCCCTGCCCAGAACGCCCCCCCCTGCGCCCCCGAGGAGGTGCTTCAGCCCACCTGCTCCGCCCTGGCGAGCCTCCTCTGGCCATTCAAGTCCCGTGTTCAGACAAGCGATGCCAGACTTGAACTTCTCTCTGGTGCCTTTtgagccaccaccacctcacacacctcctcctcctcctcctcctcctcctcctcctcctcctcctccattttcCCCTTCCTCCCGCAGATCTAGTGTCTCCTTGTTTAATAATACTCAATTGCCTCAACCTTCGGCCTATCAGGCTTGGACCGGAcaatatcctcctcctcctcctcctcctcctcctcctcctcctcctcctcctcctcctccacactctccttcctccccaagaTCCAGTGTCTCCTTGTTTAACAAAACTCAACCACCCCAACCTTCAACCTACCAGGCTTGGACAGGACAtaatcctcttcctcttcctcctcctcctcctcctcctcctcctcctccacactctcCTTCCTACCCAAGACCTGCTCTAAACGTCTCCTTCATTGAAAACACTCGAGGGTCCCAGCCGTCGTCCTATCAGGCGGGGTCGGGGCGGTTGTTTTGCACTGAGGTGGACCCAGAGGCTTTGCCCAAAGAGGTTGCACAGTGGTGGGGCGGCTCAGACCTGAGCATAGTCGACCAAAGCCAGGAACTATCAGAAACCACACCGCCGGACGCCGACCCTTACGAACTGTTGCTGTCCATGATTCTGGACTTCGTCACCGTCGACGACGACGAGAAGGTCCCCAGGTGGTCCCCGGTCGAGCGCTCGTCGCCCGAGCCGTTCGCCGGGAGATCGCACGACAAGCGTGATTCGTCCGAGGCGAGGCCCCCTGCTAGCGCGTCGCCCGTCGGCCAATCAACGAGCGCCGTTCGACTAGAGTGCCACAAGCCGGTTACTATTGAGCCTCTGTCTATCGGTTGGAAAAAGCCTGTGAAACCCGGGGACGACCCCCACGTGGAGGCCGGCCGGCTGCCCACCGTCACAGAAGAGGGCTGCATTGAGCTTTTTAttcaggaagaggaggaaggaggcggcAGTGACGAAGAAGCCGACAGTAGATTGCCTCACGACGGCCAAAAG GCTGCCGCCTGCCCGTCCACTTTAAAACCCCTCGCTCCCCTCCACCTCTGTTCGTCGCCCGCGCTAACGCCACCACCAGCAGCTCCTCTCTCCGCCCCTACCCCGTCCTCGGCCTCCGTTTCCTCCTGCCTCCTTGATGGCGACGATAGGGACGCCAtcaatgccctcaccactgctcCCTCTGGCTCTCCTCCTCAACCAACTGATCGCCCCTGTACCACGTCACCCGATCCCCACCTCCGCCCGTCTCCTCTcagtccaccaccacctcgacACCTGGACCCAACGAAGCAGTCCATCTGCCCCGGCTCCCTTCCTCCGagctcctcccttcctccaccctTGGAATCCTCACACATGCAgccatcacctccccctcctctaccctgctctccttctcctccatcttcacctccacctcccgctccatctcctcctcatcctcctcatcctcctcctactccatcAACCCCACCCCGACAAGTGCCTAGGTGTGCCAAGCTCAAG CCGGCCTATAAGCACCACGAGACGGTGCTGGAGGGTAAACCTCCCCGTAGCCCCGTCCCGGCCAGGAGTTCTCCCCTGTCCATGGAAAGAGGTCGAAGG CGATTCCTTCAAGATGCACTCCAAGGCGGAGGAGATCC GTTCCGTGCCCTGTACAATTACTTGCCTCGCAACGAAGACGAACTGGAGCTCAGAGAAGGAGACATCGTGGACGTGATGGAGAAGTGTGACGATGGCTGGTTTGTTG GGACTTCTCGTCGGAGCAAGCAGTTTGGAACCTTCCCAGGGAACTACGTGAAGCGGCTATAA